A genomic stretch from Mya arenaria isolate MELC-2E11 chromosome 10, ASM2691426v1 includes:
- the LOC128206975 gene encoding uncharacterized protein LOC128206975, with amino-acid sequence MADFFNEDTPHGWLKRVIYKKYLQAYVAKILNFNLNVVLIDGFAGEGRYGSEWRNEIESYGSPLIMIMVVLQFYCNFIDRKNQQTIGSTWTNLHETAIRRFMEELTEEGEEVRRPELVGIGKTYIYLVENKPKNFKALRRNIQLYLGSFFRSDVELETSERDKSVVIQVRHPQFPITISISRVTFDEFQRERFHNSKTLTILDPFGYSHTPMQHVQEFVDQTSEVLISFMSGFVNRFCRKNPGSVAELYGIDRPSGNLEEFLRIVRDNAKGSTAENPKSCTKSYIEHMKRRTGSAYAQFYEMRGKRNNVIYHLIHFANHDKALEAMKETLNTCTQYEGVFKMTDYKVLVEGIPLELGNAQNEEELARTIFGEYCGKTVKLVDVKNFVFEHTPFVFRKNALKLLEKQTDPKIINVVDSRNSTEKRRKWTYPDWGDWKLTFRGSDT; translated from the coding sequence ATGGCTGATTTCTTCAATGAAGACACGCCTCATGGATGGCTTAAACGAGTGATATATAAGAAATATCTTCAGGCGTATGTAgcaaagatattaaattttaatttgaacGTTGTGCTAATTGATGGATTCGCTGGTGAAGGGAGATATGGGAGTGAATGGAGAAATGAAATAGAAAGCTATGGCTCTCCATTGATTATGATCATGGTAGTCTTGCAGTTTTACTGCAATTTTATCGACAGAAAAAATCAACAAACGATTGGAAGCACATGGACAAATCTCCATGAAACTGCTATCCGTCGATTTATGGAAGAACTTACCGAAGAGGGTGAAGAGGTCCGACGGCCAGAGTTAGTTGGCATTGGAAAAACTTATATTTACCTCGTAGAGAATAAACCGAAAAACTTTAAAGCCTTGAGAAGGAATATACAATTGTACCTGGGTTCATTTTTCCGTTCAGACGTGGAATTAGAAACCTCCGAACGCGACAAAAGTGTCGTCATACAGGTGAGGCATCCCCAGTTTCCTATTACAATAAGTATTTCAAGGGTAACGTTCGATGAATTCCAGCGTGAAAGATTTCATAATTCAAAGACATTGACTATTCTTGATCCTTTCGGTTACAGCCATACCCCAATGCAACATGTGCAGGAATTTGTTGACCAAACAAGTGAAGTTCTGATTTCGTTTATGAGCGGATTCGTAAATAGATTTTGTCGAAAAAATCCAGGGTCTGTTGCAGAACTGTATGGCATTGACAGGCCAAGCGGAAATCTTGAAGAGTTTCTGAGAATCGTAAGAGACAACGCAAAAGGTAGTACAGCCGAAAATCCGAAATCCTGCACCAAGAGTTATATAGAGCACATGAAAAGGCGCACTGGATCGGCGTATGCTCAGTTTTATGAGATGAGAGGGAAACGAAATAATGTCATATACCATCTTATTCACTTTGCGAATCACGATAAGGCGTTAGAGGCAATGAAAGAAACGTTAAACACCTGTACTCAGTATGAAGGAGTGTTCAAAATGACGGACTATAAAGTACTGGTTGAGGGAATTCCGCTCGAACTTGGAAATGCGCAAAACGAAGAGGAGCTTGCAAGAACAATATTTGGAGAATATTGTGGAAAGACCGTGAAGCTTGTGGATGTAAAGAACTTTGTTTTCGAGCACACGCCGTTTGTTTTTAGAAAGAACGCACTGAAACTGTTGGAAAAACAGACCGATCCAAagataataaatgttgttgattCGAGAAATAGCACGGAAAAACGTCGCAAATGGACTTACCCTGACTGGGGTGACTGGAAACTAACATTTCGTGGCAGTGATACATGA